The Roseimicrobium gellanilyticum DNA segment TGGAGAGTTCATCCGTGACGCCATAGGCGCCGCAGTGCTTCAGCCCGCCACCCGCAAGCACCATGCTGAAGCAGGTGCCCTGGTGGCCGCGGCCGCCGCGACCATCGAATTGCGCCGGACGACCGAATTCCGTGCCGATTGCAATCAAGGTTTTGTCGAGCAGCTTTTTGTCGCGCAAGTCGGTGATGAGTGCGGAGAACGCGGCATCAAGCTCCTTGATGAGAAGATGCTGCGCCGCCTGGCCCTCATTGTGCGTGTCCCAGCCGGTGCCGTTCATGAAGTTCAGGTTGTGTGAGACTTCAATGAAACGCACCCCTGCCTGTACGAGGCGGCGTGAAAGGAGGCAGCGCTGGCCGAACTCACCGCCGTAGGCATTGCGCAGTTCTGCGGGCTCTTCGTCCAGCTTGAAGTTACGCATGAAATCAGGGCCGGCGAGACGCAGGGCTTCACGCTGGGCGGTCTCGTAGTCGGCCATCAGCGAGTCATCCGGGATGCGGTGCTGCAGGGGCTGGAGAAGCTTCTGCCGTGCATCCATGCGCTGCTGCGTTACAAACTCCGGGCGGGTGAAGCCCGCAGGTCCTTGTTGGGTGTCCGTGAGATAGATGTAGCCATGCTTCGTGCCGAGGAATCCCGGGCCGCGGCTCACATTGGGATAGCCGATGAGCATGTACGCCGGCACTGACGGATCCGCCGCACCACGCTCATGCGCCACGATGGAACCAATGGAGGGGTAGGTCACATTGCCGCTGATCATGCGGCCGGTGTGCACGATGTTCGTCGCGAAGGCGTGCTCATCCACCACCTTGTGATTCACCGTGCGCATCGCCGTGACATGCTCCATGAGCTTTGCTGTGCGGGGGAGGTGCTCGCACACCTGCACGCCCGGCACGGAAGTATCGATGGCCGGATAGGCGCTGCCCGCCTTCTTCGGATTCGCCTGGGGATCTCCGAGCGCTTTGGGGTCGAAGGTATCAATCTGCGCCATGCCACCCCCGAGCCAGATGAAGATGCAGTGTTCGGCTTTCCCCTTGGGAATGTTCAGTGCGTTCGTGCTGGACGCATGACCAAAGAGCGGAGCAGCGGCCAGCGCGGCGGTGGAGCGGAGGAAGTTGCGGCGATTCATGACAGTGG contains these protein-coding regions:
- a CDS encoding DUF1501 domain-containing protein: MNRRNFLRSTAALAAAPLFGHASSTNALNIPKGKAEHCIFIWLGGGMAQIDTFDPKALGDPQANPKKAGSAYPAIDTSVPGVQVCEHLPRTAKLMEHVTAMRTVNHKVVDEHAFATNIVHTGRMISGNVTYPSIGSIVAHERGAADPSVPAYMLIGYPNVSRGPGFLGTKHGYIYLTDTQQGPAGFTRPEFVTQQRMDARQKLLQPLQHRIPDDSLMADYETAQREALRLAGPDFMRNFKLDEEPAELRNAYGGEFGQRCLLSRRLVQAGVRFIEVSHNLNFMNGTGWDTHNEGQAAQHLLIKELDAAFSALITDLRDKKLLDKTLIAIGTEFGRPAQFDGRGGRGHQGTCFSMVLAGGGLKHCGAYGVTDELSKQVLENPVSLPDFHATIHAALGVDPTKELMDGSRPVPITDGGTPVRALFS